Genomic segment of Ignavibacteriales bacterium:
GTCAAGATAATTCTAATCCTCTAGCTTCTCCAAATAACGATAAACTTACTTCCATTTTCGAACATCTGACGGATTCCCTTATCGCAAACTCTAAGGTACCCGGTTTAATTGCAGCGGTTTGGGCACCAGATCAAAATCTTACCTGGATCAAAGCAAAAGGAAAATCAAATATTGCAACTGGCGAAGCGATGAAGGATGATATGAAATTTCGAATGGGAAGTGTTACAAAAACTTTTACCTATACCGTACTTTTGCAGTTGGTTGATGAAGGCAAAGTCAGTCTGGAAGATAAAATAACTAAGTATCTTCCAAATTATTCAATATGGAATAACATTACAATTAGAATGATCTGTAATCATTCCAGCGGAATTTATAATTACACGGACAAATCACCTACCTTAGCAGGACCGGTAAAAGCTAACCCCATGAAAATCTGGCAGCCTCAGGAGTTAGTTGACATTGCATATCAGGAACCATTTTATTTCACTCCTGGAAGCGGTTATCACTATTCAAATACAAATACAATAATTGCCGGTATGATAATCGAAAAGATAACCGGTAATACACTCCCTTATGAATTAAAGAAAAGAATTTTAGAGCCGTTAAAGCTTTACAATACAGCATACCCGGCCGATAATTTTATGTGGGGAAATTATTCTCATGGATATAGTTGGGGTGAAAATGAAAGTCCATTACCCGATGTTACTGAAGCATTTAATCCTTCATATGCGGGTTTTGCTGGTGCTTTGATCTCAGATATTTATGATTTGAAAACTTGGGTACAAGTGCTTGTAAAAGGTTCACTCATATCAAGCTCATTACAAACAGAGAGACTAAATGCAATAAACGATAGCCCGTTAACCGGATATGGACTTGGAATTGCAAATTTGGGTATTGAAAACGGGAAAAAAATATGGGGTCATTCCGGGACAATATTTGGTTTTAAAACACTTGCTTATTACTGGCCCGAAAAAAATATTACATTCATTTTGTTATTTAACAATTCGTCGTATGATCCTACTATGGTATTGGTGGAATTTTTTGATAAGACAATGAAATTCATTGAAGGCAAATTATAATATTTATCTTAATTGATTTTTGAGTACAGTTCAAATGTAGTAATCTATTTGAAAAAAATGAACATTGGAGTAAATGAAAATAAACTTGAATCGGTAGAATCTTACAAGTAAGATAAAGCTGCAGCGTCTCGTAACTCCTCCTTCCACCAACAAAACTAAAGCTCTCGATCAGTTCAAAAAATTAATTGATCATAAAAATAAAGTCTCCTATCATGGTGATATTTATTATAAAAAGGATGTAGATAAACTGCTTAAGTATTTCGAGCGGTTCAAATCTTGGGTAGAATCTTTAGCCAAAATATAAATTTCTAGTTTAGAATGTTCTTTTCTATTTCTTACAATTTACATAAGGAATAGTCACTCTTCAGTCATTAAGATTTATGAAACTATTTGTGTTATTAGGCGAATTGATTTCACCGAAGAATATGTTATTCGAGGTTTTTGCTTTTATATGGGGTCAGTGTAGTCGGTCATATTTTGGTCGCAACGATGATTTAATTATTGCCAAATATTTTAACATTTGTTAACTTATACTTAGAAAAGATTAAGAATAATAAACAACCTATTTATTTGAAACTGATTTGGAAGTATTAGTGTTTAACGTCATACAGTATTAGTATATCTTAATATATCTTTGTCTTAGATTTGTATTAGATTTTTCAAGTTATTAATTACATCTGTTTACAAAAATTCGGGAAACACATTGAAAAAAATCCAGATACTACTTATTGAAGATAATAAGCTTCTGCGTGATGGCATTGCATCAATGCTCAAAAAGCAGCCTGATATGCATGTTGTTGCTACTATTGGTAATGGCGAAAACATTCTTTTGATGATGGATAAGCACAAGCCAAATATAGTGCTTCTCGATCTCGGTTTACGGAATCAAAACAGTTTGCAAGTTGTAAAATTAACAAAGCAGCATTTTCCGGGAACCAAAGTAATAGTGATGGATCTTATACCGCTTCAAGCAGATGTTTTCGATTTTGTTCAGGCAGGAGTTTCAGGATTCATACTCAAAGATGCAAACGTTGCTGATTTTTTTAAAACTATCCGATCAGTTTATCAGGGCGCTAAAGTTTTACCATCGCATTTAACCGGCTCACTTTTTTCTCAAATCGTTGAACATGCTGTTAACGGATCCAACCATTCGGCAATCATTGAATCGGTTCGTATGACAAAACGTGAGCGGCAAGTAATTGAATTGATTTCTGATGGACTCACAAATAAAGAGATCGCACAAAAACTTCATCTATCAACCTACACAATAAAAAGCCACGTCCATAACATACTTGAAAAATTAGCGCTTAATACACGTGTGCAGATTGCAAAACACGCTCATCTTTCTGACTCCTACAAAACTGCAATAGAGACTACTTCATTAATTGGTGAGTAATTCTCTTCCCTTAACTACTTAAAAGATGTAGTTCCTTTTTCATCCCTTTGCTCGATAGTATGTCCCTATTTGTAATCATATCTTTTATTTACAAGCATTAGTCAAATAGATGAATGACTTGTAAAATAAATTTAACAGGAGAATCACTATGAAAAAACTAAGCGCAATTTCTTTAGTTCTAATTTTTGCTGTATCCCTTTTTATATGCAGCTGCAGTGCAAGCGGACAAGTTTCAACTAATAAACAACAAAACGCAAAAACTGTCAGCGTGAGCAAGTAAAAAAGTCATCAAAATTTTTTTAAAATAATGAATCGTTGGTTTTAGATAATTCAGCTAAAAATGGAAACGATTCATACGAAGCGAATTTATATTTGCCAATGCCGGCATTAGAAAATACTTTCCGAAACTTGAGGTTTGTTTACTCTAATTACATCCGCATCAATAATGAAATTATTGGTTGTGGTGATTAGAAGATTGTACTATTGCATGGATTTGGCACATCATTACATACGTGGAATAACATAAAGAAATTATTTTTGAAAGAATACTATCTTTTAAACTTCTAGTAATTCCCTTTCATTAATTACTTAAAAGATGTAGTTCCTTTTTCATCCCTTTGCTCGATAGTATTCCACTACTCGTAGTCATATCTTTTACCTGCAAGCATTAAACAAATACATGAATGACTTGTAAATTAATTTAACAGGAGAATCACCATGAAAAAGTTAAACGCAACATTCTTAATTCTAATTTTTGCTGTATCTCTTTTTATTTGCAGCTGCAGTGCAAGCGGAGGAGTATCCGTAGGTAAACAACAAAACGCGAAAACTGTAACGTTGAACAAGTAAAAAAAGTCGTAAAAAATACTGTTAAGACAATGACTCGTTGGTTTTAATAAATTCAACCAAGAATGAGAACGATTCATAAGAAGCAAAATTTATAGGCGCAAAATATTCCGATGAATTAAAAAACCGCCTAACAATAAAAGGAAAATCTAGATGTCTAATTTTGCAATATATTTAATAGGAACTCTATTTGTAGCCGGCGGATTAGCTTGGGCAGCTTATAAATTGGGAGCTCAGCCAATTTGGATTGGCATAGGTGTCATTATCGTAATCGGTTTGGGAATTATGGCAGCTGTGTCAAAGACCCGGCAGAAAGAAAAATCTGGTACCGACAAGTGAAAAATAAAACAATCATGAACATGTGTTATATAATTAACTCTATGAGAATGTTAATATCATTGAGCTTATTGTTTTTCCTTTCAAATTATATCCAGTCAATGCCGGCATTAGAAGGTAATTCCAGAAACTTAACGTATGCTTACTCTGATAACATCCAAATCAATTATGAAAAGATTGGTTATGGTGATAAGATGATTGTACTCTTGCATGGATTCGGTGCATCATTACATACGTGGGATGATATAAAGGCATTATTCCCGAAAAGCGAATTCACGCTTTACCTTATTGATCTAAAAGGATTTGGTAATTCTTCGAAACCAGAGGATGATAAATATACAATTCAAGAACAATCAAAAATTGTCAAACAATTTATTAAGGACATTAATACAGATTCTTTGTATCTCATCGGTCATTCTTTTGGAGGAGCAGTTGCGCTGCTTACTCAAATATCATTATTAAATGAGAAGAGTAAAACAAGAATTAGTAAATTGATTCTGATTGATTGTCTTGCCTATATGCAGGAGATGCCGGTATTTATGGAAAATTTGCGAACACCTCTTTTAAATAAATTAACATTTCTATTGCCCAATAAATTCAGAGCAGAGTATATTCTAAATAAAATTTTTTATGATAAGAAGATGGTTAATGAAAAATTAATTAACAGGTATGTAGCTTTTTATAGCGGAGACGATCTCGAGTACACTTTTATTACGTCTGCCAAGCAGATTGATCAAATTGGATACGAAAAAATAATAGATGCTTACAAAAACATTCCGACACCATGCTTGATTATATGGGGCAAAAATGACCCGGTAATATCAGTGGATAATGGCACCAGACTTAGTAAGGAATTGCCTAATGCAAGATTGGAAATAATTGATAAATGCGGACATGTTCCGCAGGAAGAAAAGCCCGTGGTAACATTCGAAAAAATATATGCATTTATTAAAGGGCAACGATGAAACGATTAATCAATCTGCTTGTAATTCTCTCTCACCATCTCACCTAAAAGATGTAGTTCCTTTTTCATCCCTTTGGCCGATTGTTTTGTCCCAAGTATCTTCATAACCTTTATCCACCTAAATAACATAAACTATTTATTATTTAAGGAAAGTCATTTAATAAACTAAGGAGAAAAGAAACATGAAAAAAATTTATTTTACAATTGTATTACTTCTGATGGTTGCTGTTGATATTTCTCAAGCACAATTAGCAACAGATAGCTGGGCATTCGGTTTTGGTTTCGGTTATCCCAGATACATAGGTGTACAAGTTACACCTACACATTCTAATTATGGTGGGTATCTTTCACTTAAGAGGAATTTTTCAGAACATTTTGGATTAAGATTTAAGGGCGGTTTTTCTCACATGGAAGGAACATGGGTTAATCTAGCTTCGGCAACTATTACAGAATCAACAAACCTTATTTCCGGCGATCTTGATTTTATGTATTACCTAATTCCATGCGAACCGGTTTCACCCTATGTGTATGGTGGAGTTGGCGGCACTTACAGAATGTTAACTAACAAAGCAACAGCGACTTTGGATGATAACGCAACTGGAGCCGAATGGAACTTTGGCTTCGGTGTAGAATGGGCTCTTGACAGGGATTGGAAAATTGTAACAGAGTTTGGTTATCATTCAACAAGCAATTCAGAACTGGATGGTTTTTATAGTCCTAATGGAAACGATTCTTATTGGGGAGTTAACGTTGGGTTACTTTACTTATTTGCTCAAGGCGGGCCGTCAAAGTTATGTCAACTTTATCCCGGTATAACTCCTGAAACGAAAGATCTAACTCTCAATGACTTAAATAAAATTGAAGAGATGATTGTTAAGCATATTCCAAAGGAAATTACCAAAGAAGTTGTTGTCGAAAAACCGATGAAAGCTATGATGACGGAAAAATGGATTCTTATTGGTGTTAACTTCGACTTTGACAAGTCAACACTTTTACCGGAATCATATCCAATACTTTACGATGCTGCGAAGACATTATTAAGGAATCCAGATATAAAAGTTGAGATACAGGGCTATTGTGATTATATCGGTTCCGTTGAATACAACAATAAACTTTCATTAAGAAGAGCAGAAACTGTAAAAATGTTTCTTGTTTCCAAAGGTATAGCTGCAAACAGACTTACAACAGTCGGTTTCGGAAAAAGCAATCCGGTTGCTGATAATAATACTGCCAACGGCAGAGCAATGAACAGACGCATCGAATTTAAAGTGCAATAATCTTTATGATGAAAAGGTCACTAAATAAGTGACCTTTTCTTAAAATAATTTCTCATAATTTTTATTATAGGAAAGTTATCTAAGTTAAGAAAGGCTTAAGTGAAATTATATTTTCCGTTATGTGGTTTTTCGAAAGCAAACCGATTGTACCAAATGACAACGAAGAGAATGCGGCAAAGAATAGAAGAGTTGAAATCAAAGCAATAAGGAATGGAACAGAAGCAGCTAAACCAGCAGAGAAAAAATAATTTACTTTAAACTGCATTAATTGTTTTACAAACTCGGTTAAACTCTCTTTCTCCACCTCACCTGAAAGATGTAGTTCCTTTTTCATCCCTTTGCTCGATTGTATTCCACTACTCGTAATTATATTTTTTTCTACAAACATTAATCAAATATATGAATGACATGTAAAATTAATTTAACAGGAGAATCACTGTGAAAAAGCTAAAAGCAATATTCTATATTAGAATTTTTGCACTAGTAATCACTTTATATCTTGTCTCTGCAATATTCCCGGGACAAATATCAGCGCAACAAAATGATGTTAATTATCAGGAGTTTTACGATCAATTAAGTCCTTACGGTCAGTGGATTGAAGACAATAATTATGGATATGTGTGGATTCCAACAGCAGGTCCGGACTTTGCACCATATTTAACCAATGGTTACTGGATACTAACAGATTACGGTTGGATGTGGGTATCAGATTATAACTGGGGCTGGGCAACTTTCCATTATGGACGCTGGGATTACAATGGTTCTTATGGCTGGTTCTGGGTTCCGGATTATGAATGGGGTCCTTCATGGGTTACCTGGAGAAGATCCAATGGTTATTATGGTTGGGCACCGATGAGACCAGGTATTTCCATAAGTGTGACTTTTGGCGGCTATAATGATGTACCAAACGATCGTTGGATATTTGTAAGAGACAGAGATATTGAAAGGCACGACATTGGTCGGAATTATATTGATCGAAAAAACAATTCTAGTATCATGAATAATTCAACAGTGATTAATAAAACTTACTATGATGATAAGAGACGTACAACATATGTCGCTGGACCTGGCAGAGAAGATGTTCAAAAAATTACCGGCAAAACAATTAACCCGGTTACCGTTCGTGAAAAAGACAAACCGGGTCAGAGTTTAAACAATGATCAGGTGCAGATATACAGACCCCAAGTACAGAAGAATAACAACGGGTTAAAACCGGCACCATCTGAATTAACAAAATTAAAAGATGTAAAACGGATATCGGAAAGAAATGCCGAAAAGCAGCCACAGAATATACAATTGCAGAATAGTAAAACAGGAAAAGGACAACAACAACCTGCCGGGAATCCTACTCAACAGCGGAATACAAATCCACCGAATAACAATATAAATAAAGGACAACAACCTGCTGTGAATTCGGTAAATAAGGTTGACACTAAAAAGAATGCATATCAACCGCGGAATTTAGATCCTCCAAAGAAGGAAAATAAAAAGGATCAACCATCACAGTTGCGGAATACAAATCCACCAATTAACAATGGCAATACAAATCAACCAAATCAACCGCGGTATTTAGACCCTCCCAAAAAAGAAAATAAAATAGATAGACCATTACAACCGCAGAATAAAATAGTACCAAAGAATAATAATACAGATCAACCACCGAAAGCACGAACCGTGAATCCACCTAAGAACAATAGTAATACAAATCAACCACCGAAAGTACGAACTGTGAATCCACCAAAGAACCAGAATATGGATCAACCATCAAAATCCATTCCGAAGGATGATAAAAAGGAAAATAGAAAACCAGAATGATTACATGGTGATGAGATTGATGTGTGTTATTATGAATGAAAAAGTAGATTGCTTTTATTGTTGAATATAGAAAAAGAAAAGTATTTCCAACTAATAGAAAGGTTAAATATCATGTTATACACTATCGCTGTAATTTTAATAGTATTGTGGTTACTTGGATTGGTCGCCGTTCCTGTTATGGGCAGTTTTATTCACATTCTTTTGGTAATTGCAATTATAATGGTCTTAGTTAGAATCATTAGCGGACGCCGCGCACTGTGAACGAATATTAAATAACAAAATTTATTTAGTAAACAACGATCATAATTGAGAAGAAAGTTTTCATACTCAATGATTAATAAGGAAATATTGCAATGTTATTTAAACAACTCCGTACTCTTCGATTACCGGACATGCTTACTCTTCTTGGTCTTCTGTGTGTTTCCTCTTCAGTTTATTTTTCTTTTAAAGGGTTTTTAGTAATTGCATACGGTCTTATCCTCATGCAATTCCTCTTAGATTATTTTGATGGAAAGTTAGCAAGAGCAATTGGCGGAGGAGTGCTGGGTGTTTACCTGGATAGTTTTACGGATTTTATGGCAGTTGCTTCCTCTGTTGTATTTGGTTGGTTCGTTGGGATAGACGGAATTGCTATGCTCATTGCTGGATTTTTAAATGTCGGTGCAGCGTCAATAAGATTGGCTTACTTCACGGCATATAAACAAAAGGGCTTCACAGGTATTCCGACTGTATTAGCTGCATCAGCAGTCTCTACGATTGCCTTCCTTGGATATTTATTTGCCCAAGCATATCTCGTTTGGTTTGTGATTTTTTATTTCGTCTCGGCAGTTGCAATGATTTCTGATTTAAGACTAAAAAAAATATAATCACATAAATTTATGACTGAGCAAAGTAATTCTTTTAGCGGAATGCACTTCCTTGTTAGCGCAGCAGCATTTGTAATAATCATCGCAGGGATTAATCTTGCGCAATCGGTTGTTGTTCTGTTCCTTGTCTCTGTTTTCCTTGCTCTACTTGGAACTCCGCCTGTACTCTGGTTAAAGGAAAAACGTATTCCATCCGGATTTGCAGTGCTGATAGTTATGGCGGGTATGATAATTATTCTAATTCTGATTAGCGCACAAATTGGCACATCCGTTAACAGCTTTTCAGATGAACTGCCTTTATTGCAATCACGCATTCGAGAACAAGTCAAGGAGCTTACTGTACTGTTGACAAGCAAGGGTATTGTAGTTCCCCCAAAATTTTTTCTAGAATACGTTAACCCGGAAGCGGTGATGAAACTTACTGCCGGCTTACTATCGGGATTGAGTTCTCTACTTTCCGATCTTGTCCTGATCCTTCTCACAGTAACTTTTATCTTGCTTGAAGTCTCAAGCTTTCCTATAAAACTCCGCGCTATTCTCGGTGATCCTAAGCAGGTATTTCCCCATTTCACGAAGTTTGTTGTTGATATGAAACGCTATATGGTCATCAAAACTTTAATCAACCTGTTTGCTGGAATCTTAATCGCGGTATGGATGTACATACTCGGCGTGCAATTTCCCGTTCTATGGGGTTTCCTTGCCTTTGTACTCCATTATATACCAAATATCGGTTCCGTTATCGCGGCCATTCCTGCAGCACTTCTTGCACTTGTTCAACTCGGAATGGGCAGCGCACTACTTGTAGTTGCCGGTAATATTCTCGTTGGATTCATAATAGGTAATGTGATTGAACCTCGACTTATGGGGAAGAAATTTGGGCTCTCTACTTTGGTCGTCTTTCTCTCGCTGATTTTTTGGGGCAGCCTGCTCGGTTTGATCGGAGCGATTCTTTGCATACCGCTTACGATGACAATGAAGTTTGCATTTGAGAGCAATGAAAGCACACTATGGATTGCTGTGTTGCTCGGATCAGAAAAGTTCGATGATATTTCTAAACCAATGTCGAAGAAGAAGAAAGAACAATGATGAAAACACCACAGATGAAGAATACATCATTCAATTGGAGAGAACAATCGCTACTGAAAGTCGCGAAGTATGTAAGTTTTATTGTCGGTGCTGTCATACTTATCTGTGTACTGATATTCATTTTCTTCCCGGATCCTTTTATCAACGCATTCTTCAAAGACCGAATTACAAAAGCTTTTAAAGAAACTTATCCGGCATACTCAATAAAGTTTAGCGATATGCATTATAATTTTTGGAAGAATCGTTTAGGGTGTGATTCTCTAACACTGAAGACTAACGACTCTACGCTTACATGCAGTGTTGCTTCATTCTCCGTTAGCGGAATCGGTTGGATGAAAATTCTTATGAAAAAAGATTATACTTCTAATATTCTTACAAGCTCAGTGATAGATGCACAAAAAATTGTTCTTAATTTTCGTCAGTCTCAGAATGAACTTCGTTTTGATATGTTGCATATATCGGTACCTGATTCTGAAATGGTGGCTGATTCAATTAAGTTTTATTCTTTAATTGACGATGAACAATTCTTCGCAAAAAATCAATTTAGGCAAACCAGGTTTCGTTTTAATATTCCTCAAATAAAAATAATGGGTTTGAATTGTCTCGCATTACTTCAAGGAAATATCTATAGTGCCAGAAACATTAATATACATGATGTATTTCTTGATATTCTGGTGAACATGGATAAGCCCTATGACATGAACTCATCTAATCCACAGATGCTGAACGAAGCTCTATCTTCGATGAAGGAAATAGTAAAGGTTGATAGTTTGAAAGTCATAAATGGACGGTTGAACTATCGCGAGAGGTTTGTAGTTAAAGCAATACCTGGAGTGGTTAAATTTGATAAAGTCAATGTTTCAATAAGTGGAATTGCTAATAATACAGCTCACCCTGACACTACAATTATTCATGGGGAGGGACTTTTTATGAATTCCGGCACAATGAAACTGTTTATGGCAATTCCTCCCACATCAACGGATTTTTCTTTACGATATTCCGGTTCACTTAGCACGATGGATGTGACCGTATTAAATTCATTCATTGAACCATGTGAACATAAACGTATTAAATCCGGAATCCTTCAGTCTGCAACGTATAATATCAATGTTAATTCGGGGCATGCAAACGGTACCTTGCGAGCTGCGTACAAAGACTTATCTATCGCTGTTCTCAACAAAAATACCGGAAGTGAAAATGGAATTTTCGATCGGGTCTCCTCTATCTTTAGTAAAATATTTATTATCCGCGGAGCCAATATGCCGGATGAGAAAGGTTTAATGAAGATCGGTGAAATAAAATACACACGGAATCCGAGAGATTATTTTTTCAATTTTTTGTGGTTTGCGCTTCGCAACGGTATTGCTGATGTAATTGGACTTCCTCAAATATAACTTCCAGAAAAGTAATGAATATATATGTTTACTTTTTTTGTTTAGAAGAATAAAATATTTTCTTATATCATAAATAATTTTCCGCAAGAATATAGCGGGCGATCTCACCCAAAAGATGTAGTTCCTTTTTCATCCTTATGGGCGATTGATTCGCAATACATTTCTTGATATCATTATTCAGCAATGAAAAGACCAATAAAGCGATTAGGAAAACAAGATTAGATACGAATTTTTATGCTTGATTGTTTTTTCTTTGCTCATACAACCCCTAACCCAGCTGCAAATTAAAGCGGTATTTACAGCTGGGTTTATTAAAAAATAATAGCATATAAGTATAAGAGCTATACAAAGGCAAATAGCAATTACACAACCTCCATTTTTCCCCCTTCTATCAGGAAGAAGATAATTTTAAGTCTTACAAAGATATTTAACTAGGAAACTGCAACTGACATGAAAAGCAATTCTATTTATATCATTCCACTACTTCTTTTATTTGCTGCTATGAGTGACGCTTTATCAGCAAAAGAGAAAACAGTTATAAACTCAAATTCATACTTCCCAGTTAATAATGGTATAACATTGGTTTATAAATCATCATTTGGTGAAAGTATTACAAAATACTTTCAAGATGGTGAATTTATTATCAGCTCGAGTGAAGCTGATAAATTCAAGTATAGACAGACTTTGATAATAAAAGAAGACGGTGTTTATGTAAAAGAAACATATCGTTTCTTAAAAATATTTTTGTTTATTAAAAAAGAAGGAACGTTCACGTATGGAAAACCTTTATTACGATTTCCTCTCCCTTTGTCACCGGGTATGGAGTGGAAATGGGAAGGAGATGAATATTCAGATGGTGATACGAATAAAGTGAAGGTTACCGGCAAAGTTCTTAATAAGGAATTTGTTATAACGGAAGCCGGAAGATTTGAAGCAATAAAATTAGAATCCATTGTTGAAGGTTCTGACAACGTTAAAGATATAGCAACCGAATGGTTTGCAGAAG
This window contains:
- a CDS encoding OmpA family protein, whose amino-acid sequence is MKKIYFTIVLLLMVAVDISQAQLATDSWAFGFGFGYPRYIGVQVTPTHSNYGGYLSLKRNFSEHFGLRFKGGFSHMEGTWVNLASATITESTNLISGDLDFMYYLIPCEPVSPYVYGGVGGTYRMLTNKATATLDDNATGAEWNFGFGVEWALDRDWKIVTEFGYHSTSNSELDGFYSPNGNDSYWGVNVGLLYLFAQGGPSKLCQLYPGITPETKDLTLNDLNKIEEMIVKHIPKEITKEVVVEKPMKAMMTEKWILIGVNFDFDKSTLLPESYPILYDAAKTLLRNPDIKVEIQGYCDYIGSVEYNNKLSLRRAETVKMFLVSKGIAANRLTTVGFGKSNPVADNNTANGRAMNRRIEFKVQ
- a CDS encoding alpha/beta hydrolase: MPALEGNSRNLTYAYSDNIQINYEKIGYGDKMIVLLHGFGASLHTWDDIKALFPKSEFTLYLIDLKGFGNSSKPEDDKYTIQEQSKIVKQFIKDINTDSLYLIGHSFGGAVALLTQISLLNEKSKTRISKLILIDCLAYMQEMPVFMENLRTPLLNKLTFLLPNKFRAEYILNKIFYDKKMVNEKLINRYVAFYSGDDLEYTFITSAKQIDQIGYEKIIDAYKNIPTPCLIIWGKNDPVISVDNGTRLSKELPNARLEIIDKCGHVPQEEKPVVTFEKIYAFIKGQR
- a CDS encoding serine hydrolase, with the translated sequence MKNSIRNFIAIFICKKKFFVPVLLLSLTSGLILSCQDNSNPLASPNNDKLTSIFEHLTDSLIANSKVPGLIAAVWAPDQNLTWIKAKGKSNIATGEAMKDDMKFRMGSVTKTFTYTVLLQLVDEGKVSLEDKITKYLPNYSIWNNITIRMICNHSSGIYNYTDKSPTLAGPVKANPMKIWQPQELVDIAYQEPFYFTPGSGYHYSNTNTIIAGMIIEKITGNTLPYELKKRILEPLKLYNTAYPADNFMWGNYSHGYSWGENESPLPDVTEAFNPSYAGFAGALISDIYDLKTWVQVLVKGSLISSSLQTERLNAINDSPLTGYGLGIANLGIENGKKIWGHSGTIFGFKTLAYYWPEKNITFILLFNNSSYDPTMVLVEFFDKTMKFIEGKL
- a CDS encoding AI-2E family transporter, whose amino-acid sequence is MTEQSNSFSGMHFLVSAAAFVIIIAGINLAQSVVVLFLVSVFLALLGTPPVLWLKEKRIPSGFAVLIVMAGMIIILILISAQIGTSVNSFSDELPLLQSRIREQVKELTVLLTSKGIVVPPKFFLEYVNPEAVMKLTAGLLSGLSSLLSDLVLILLTVTFILLEVSSFPIKLRAILGDPKQVFPHFTKFVVDMKRYMVIKTLINLFAGILIAVWMYILGVQFPVLWGFLAFVLHYIPNIGSVIAAIPAALLALVQLGMGSALLVVAGNILVGFIIGNVIEPRLMGKKFGLSTLVVFLSLIFWGSLLGLIGAILCIPLTMTMKFAFESNESTLWIAVLLGSEKFDDISKPMSKKKKEQ
- a CDS encoding response regulator transcription factor, coding for MKKIQILLIEDNKLLRDGIASMLKKQPDMHVVATIGNGENILLMMDKHKPNIVLLDLGLRNQNSLQVVKLTKQHFPGTKVIVMDLIPLQADVFDFVQAGVSGFILKDANVADFFKTIRSVYQGAKVLPSHLTGSLFSQIVEHAVNGSNHSAIIESVRMTKRERQVIELISDGLTNKEIAQKLHLSTYTIKSHVHNILEKLALNTRVQIAKHAHLSDSYKTAIETTSLIGE
- a CDS encoding lmo0937 family membrane protein — its product is MLYTIAVILIVLWLLGLVAVPVMGSFIHILLVIAIIMVLVRIISGRRAL
- a CDS encoding CDP-alcohol phosphatidyltransferase family protein — translated: MLFKQLRTLRLPDMLTLLGLLCVSSSVYFSFKGFLVIAYGLILMQFLLDYFDGKLARAIGGGVLGVYLDSFTDFMAVASSVVFGWFVGIDGIAMLIAGFLNVGAASIRLAYFTAYKQKGFTGIPTVLAASAVSTIAFLGYLFAQAYLVWFVIFYFVSAVAMISDLRLKKI